GAAACAAATCGATTTTATGACAGTGTAAAAAATATGACTGGAAAATACCCTGCCATTTGGGGAGCTGATTTTTATTGGAGTAATGGTGAGGTTGATCCTGGTTATAAACTCGTAAACGAAGTCATAAAAAAACATAATGAAGGTGCGATAATTACATTGATGTGGCATGTAGGTAAACCATCAGATGATGCACCTTATGGTTGGAAAGAGAGTGTTCAAAGTGAAATTTCTAATAAAGATTGGAAAGACCTTGTTACACCTGGAACTTTAGTGCACAAGAGATGGTTACATCAAGTAGATCAATTGGCAATTCACTTAAAAGAGATTCAAAAAAATAAGATACCTGTATTGTTTAGACCTTATCACGAAATGAATGGTGTTTGGTTTTGGTGGGGAGACAAAAAGGGTGAAGAAGGGTTTGTGAAATTATGGAAAATGTTATTTCAACGTTTGACAGATTATCATAGCATAAATAATTTAATCTGGGTTTGGAATGCTAATGCTCCTAGAGATATACCCAAAGATGAAGCTTTTGAATACAAAGATTTTTATCCAGGACATCAATTTGTTGATGTGTTAGCTACGGATGTGTATCATTACGATTATGAGCAAAAAGACTATGAGCAATTATTGGAACTGGCAGATGGAAAACCAATCGCTCTTGGTGAAGTTGGACAATTACCAAATGTTATTATTTTAAAGGCTCAACCAAAATGGTCATGGTTCATGGTTTGGTCAGGATGGCTAAAAACTGCAAATACAGATGAAGGTGTTAAGGATATTTATAATTACTCAAATACGATAACCAGAGATGAATTAAAAAATGAGCATTAAAAGTTGTTACCACTTTTTTCAAAATCTTTAGCAAATACAAAAACTATAAAACAAATCTTGAACCAATTCCGAAAATGAAAATAATTAGAAAATATAAAATAGCGATAGGTCTTATTG
The nucleotide sequence above comes from Aureibaculum algae. Encoded proteins:
- a CDS encoding glycosyl hydrolase, with amino-acid sequence MKYYYLLIALVFSVVCNSQIEPVNKEASKEAKDLLTYIGNLNGQILSGQHCYSHETNRFYDSVKNMTGKYPAIWGADFYWSNGEVDPGYKLVNEVIKKHNEGAIITLMWHVGKPSDDAPYGWKESVQSEISNKDWKDLVTPGTLVHKRWLHQVDQLAIHLKEIQKNKIPVLFRPYHEMNGVWFWWGDKKGEEGFVKLWKMLFQRLTDYHSINNLIWVWNANAPRDIPKDEAFEYKDFYPGHQFVDVLATDVYHYDYEQKDYEQLLELADGKPIALGEVGQLPNVIILKAQPKWSWFMVWSGWLKTANTDEGVKDIYNYSNTITRDELKNEH